In a genomic window of Erigeron canadensis isolate Cc75 chromosome 5, C_canadensis_v1, whole genome shotgun sequence:
- the LOC122599662 gene encoding 17.1 kDa class II heat shock protein-like: MDISLMGFDSPLFLHNIHPIFLDPTNDTNTKSSSSNKNCNVGEPGRAYVRDARAMAATPVDVKEYPNSYVFIIDMPGLKSGDINVQVEDENVLVISGERKRENEGEKEGVKYVRMERRIGKLMRKFSLPENANTDKISAVSQDGVLTVTVEKLPPPEPKKPKTIQVQVA, from the exons ATGGATATCAGTTTAATGGGATTCGATTCTCCTCTGTTTCTACACAATATTCATCCCATCTTTCTCGACCCAACCAATGACACCAACaccaaatcatcatcatcaaacaagaaCTGCAATGTAGGGGAACCGGGTCGGGCTTACGTCAGAGACGCAAGAGCAATGGCGGCAACACCAGTTGATGTGAAAGAATACCCGAATTCGTACGTGTTCATAATCGACATGCCCGGTTTGAAATCTGGTGATATAAATGTGCAGGTTGAAGATGAGAATGTTTTGGTGATAAGcggagaaagaaaaagagagaatgAAGGAGAAAAAGAAGGTGTCAAGTATGTACGGATGGAGAGGAGGATTGGGAAGTTAATGAGGAAGTTTTCGTTGCCAGAGAATGCGAATACGGATAAGATTTCCGCGGTTTCTCAAGACGGAGTTCTTACTGTTACTGTTGAGAAGCTGCCTCCGCCCGAGCCCAAGAAGCCCAAAACCATCCAG GTTCAGGTTGCTTGA